Proteins co-encoded in one Ananas comosus cultivar F153 linkage group 15, ASM154086v1, whole genome shotgun sequence genomic window:
- the LOC109721828 gene encoding probable NAD(P)H dehydrogenase (quinone) FQR1-like 2: MGKGGGCVPSKKRQPAVATGNTLAAGDAPITADQKSPASSTDAAETPAAAAAAPASDLKLKVFIVFYSMYGHVEALARRMKKGAESIEGVEAALYRVAETLPAEVLEQMKAPPKDPQIPVITALELVEADGLLFGFPTRFGAMAAQMKAFFDSTGQLWREQKLAGKPAGFFVSTGTQGGGQETTAWTAITQLAHHGMLFVPIGYTFGAGMFKMDDIRGGSPYGAGVFAGDGSRQPSETELSLAEHQGKYMASIVKRLAHS; the protein is encoded by the exons ATGGGGAAAGGAGGAGGTTGCGTACCGAGCAAGAAGCGGCAGCCGGCCGTGGCAACCGGCAACACTTTGGCGGCGGGGGACGCTCCCATCACCGCCGATCAGAAGAGCCCCGCGAGCAGCACCGATGCCGCCGAAACTCCCgcggctgcggctgctgctCCGGCGTCGGATCTGAAGCTGAAGGTGTTCATCGTGTTCTACTCCATGTACGGGCACGTTGAGGCCCTGGCGAGGCGGATGAAGAAGGGCGCGGAGAGCATCGAGGGGGTGGAGGCCGCCCTCTACCGCGTCGCCGAGACGCTCCCTGCGGAGGTGCTGGAGCAGATGAAGGCGCCCCCCAAGGATCCGCAGATCCCGGTCATCACCGCACTGGAGCTGGTGGAGGCCGACGGGCTGCTCTTCGGCTTCCCCACGCGCTTCGGGGCGATGGCCGCGCAGATGAAGGCCTTCTTCGATTCCACCGGGCAGCTCTGGAGGGAGCAGAAGCTGGCCGGCAAGCCTGCCGGTTTCTTCGTCAGCACCGGCACCCAGGGAGGAGGACAGGAAACCACTGC TTGGACTGCAATCACCCAATTAGCCCACCATGGAATGCTCTTTGTTCCTATTGGTTATACCTTTGGAGCGGGAATGTTCAAGATGGACGACATTAGAGGAGGTTCTCCATACGGTGCCGGAGTTTTTGCTGGTGATGGCTCAAGGCAACCTAGCGAGACGGAGCTCTCTCTTGCTGAGCACCAGGGCAAGTATATGGCCTCTATTGTCAAGAGGCTGGCTCATTCTTAA